The genomic DNA CGATATAGTGCTGCCGGAATCCGGCCGCCTCGGTGTACAAGGCGGGGAAAGGCCAAGTGCCGTCGAAGGTTACGTCCGATGCGATCATGCGTTCCTCCCGTGAGTTGCCCAGAGTGTAGGCCTCCGGGCACGGCGACACGATCGAGTTCAGTCGCGCGGGTGCGATTGCGTCCCGTTCTCCCGCGCCTTCCGCGCCAGAGCGGTGAGCGCGTCCAGGTGTTCGCGGTAGGCCCTTCGGCCGCTGTCGGTCAGTCCGAGCCAGGTTTTCGGCCGACGACCGACGTGCCCCTTGTAGATCGTGATGTATCCGGCCTCCTCGAGCACGGTCATCGCCTTGGACAGGGTGGATTTGTTCAGTTCGCACAGCTCGGTGATGGTCCCGAATTCGGCCTCGAGGCAACCGTCCAGGAACGCAACCAGTTTCAGGCGCGGCAGCGAGGCGAGCAGTTCGCTCAGCGCAGCCATGGCATCCGCCGCCGCGCCAGCTGAAACCACATCCAGCCGCCCACGATCAGGCCGAAGGGAATGACCAGCCATCCCGTCATCAATTGGCCCACGAAACAGATGAAGAACATCGGTAGCCAGTACATGGCCCACTGCTTCCACGGCTGCACGGGTTCCTCGGTCGCCGATCGAGGCATGACACCACCGTTCAGCCATTGCCGGTACAGCAGCCTCGTGATGACGTAAAACCCGACTATCGCAGCGGCTCCGGCAGCCAGGAGATACGGATTACGGTCACCGCCGGAATGCAGCGCCAAGTTGACCATGAAGACTCCGCCACCGGCCAGCAACCCTCCCACGGGCGGAACCCAGCGCGGCATGGCGGGCGCGGTGCGCGCCTGTCTGGTCGCGGCCGAGGCAATATCCAGCGCATCCTGTGGCGTCGGTACATCGTTCACGAGCTCTACCGTACGCCATCTAGTTTCCACTCATCAACCTGTTTCCGATGGCGTCCGCGAGCCGGATGTCAGCGCCCCTGAAGCGATTTCACATTGTCGCCGAAGCTCCAGCCGCGGGAGCCGTCCCAGTTGATGGACCAGGTCATCAGGCCCTTCAGGGAGTTCGCGGAGCCGCTGCCGTAGTTGTTCCACGCCTGCGCGACCAGATCCGGGGACATGTAGCCGCCGCCCGCGCCGGGCTGGGCCGGAAGGCCGGGGACCTGCTTGTCGTAGGGAACGGTGATCGTGGTGCCGCCCACGGTCAAACCCTTTGCCAGGCAATCTGTTTGGACCGTGAACCCCTGAACCGTTCCGGCCTCGTAGGAGTCGCCCGCGCAGCCGTACATGCTGCCGTTGTAGTACTGCATGTTGAGCCACCAGAGCTGCCCGTTGTCCGCGTACTTCTTGATGATCGGCAGATAGGCGCCCCAGATCGACCCGTAGGTGACGCTGCCGCCGGTGACGTACGCGGTCTCCGGCGCCATGGTCAGGCCGAAACCGGCGGGCATCCGCGCGAGAACGCCGTCGATGATCCGCTCGAGATTGGACTGCGAGGCCGACAGCGTATTGATGTCACCGCTGCCGGTGAGCCCGGTCTCCAGATCGATATCGATGCCATCGAAGTTGTACTGCTGCAGGATCGGCACGATGGTCGCCACGAACCGGTCGGCCACCGCGGTGTTGCTGAGATCGATCCCGGCCGCCGCGCCGCCGATGGACAGGAGGATGGTGGCCCCCGCCGCCTTGGCCTGGCACATCTCCGCCGGGGTCGCGACCTTCACGGTCGCGTCCATCCCGTCCTGCCACAGCGCGGTGCCGTCGGACTGGATGACCGGGAACGCCGCATTGATGACGTTGTATCCGTTCGCGGCAATGCGGGCATCGGTGATCGGAATCCACCCCATCCCCGGATGAACGCCATTGACCGCGCCGTCCCAGTTCTCCCAATACCCTTGCAGCACTTGCCCACTCGGCCTGGGTTTGGTCGCACACGTGGTCGTGTCCCCCGGGGCCGCGGCGGCCGGAACCAGTGCCGCACCGCCTAATACCAGCCCCAGCACAATTCCCGCCAGACGCGCTCGTAGACCCCTCATGTCCCGCTCCCGTCGCCGAATCGGACACAGTCATGATGCGTCCGGTCGGTATCGACCGATGCCCGAACCCGCACGACGACAGGGGAATTCGCGACCGAATAGGGGTATAATCCGTTGGCCTACCAGGGCATTGGGCAAGGGACCGATCCAGACATAGGGGGTCCGTCGCCCAACGTTCAGCGCGACGATGCCAACTCGACAATGGAACGCGAGCCCGCCGACATCACCACATTCACCCGTAGCCCAACCGATTTCGCCAGTTCACCGAGTTGGGGCAAGGTCCGCTCCCGGCCTCGGACGTAGCAGAGCATCCGGAGGTCGCCCTCGGTGTCGAGGCTCTGTTCGCGATCGCCGATGTGGTCGACGATCAGTACCACTCCCCTTCGGGCGACCGCGTCGGCGCACCGGCGCAGGATGCGGGCGGCGTCCTCGTCGTCCCAGTCGTGGATCACGCCGGAGAGTACGTAGCCGCCCGCTCCGACCGGGAGAGGGTCGAAGAAGCTCCCCGGCACGGCATCGGCTCGATCGCCGAGACCGGCTGCGGTGAAAGCCTTTTGGGCGTTGGCGGCCGGGGCGGGGAGGTCGATGACCGTGCCGCGGAGTTCCGGATGGGCGCGCAGGATCGCGATCAGGAGGGCGCCGTTGCCACCGCCGACGTCCACGACGTGACCGAGTGCGCCCCAGGGGTAGGCGGCGGCGACCGCGGGCAGGTCCGCGGTCAGCCGGGAGCCCATGAGGGCGTCGAACGATGCCGAGCGCCCGGCGTCGGCCGCGAGGTCGTCCCAGAACGGGACGCCGAACTGGAGCGGGAAGGCGGGCTCGCCGGTGCGGACGGTGTGCAGCAGGTGGATGAAGGACAGGTCGGCACGGCCGATCGCGCCGT from Nocardia terpenica includes the following:
- a CDS encoding methyltransferase, with the protein product MTEEATGWGGGLWAAADLVTPMAIRVAATLRLADHIGAGVRTAEELAATVHADRDALRRVLDHLVTAGVLVRAADGYDLTPLGEHLRDDDPSGVRPWLDLDGAIGRADLSFIHLLHTVRTGEPAFPLQFGVPFWDDLAADAGRSASFDALMGSRLTADLPAVAAAYPWGALGHVVDVGGGNGALLIAILRAHPELRGTVIDLPAPAANAQKAFTAAGLGDRADAVPGSFFDPLPVGAGGYVLSGVIHDWDDEDAARILRRCADAVARRGVVLIVDHIGDREQSLDTEGDLRMLCYVRGRERTLPQLGELAKSVGLRVNVVMSAGSRSIVELASSR
- a CDS encoding chitinase, whose product is MLQGYWENWDGAVNGVHPGMGWIPITDARIAANGYNVINAAFPVIQSDGTALWQDGMDATVKVATPAEMCQAKAAGATILLSIGGAAAGIDLSNTAVADRFVATIVPILQQYNFDGIDIDLETGLTGSGDINTLSASQSNLERIIDGVLARMPAGFGLTMAPETAYVTGGSVTYGSIWGAYLPIIKKYADNGQLWWLNMQYYNGSMYGCAGDSYEAGTVQGFTVQTDCLAKGLTVGGTTITVPYDKQVPGLPAQPGAGGGYMSPDLVAQAWNNYGSGSANSLKGLMTWSINWDGSRGWSFGDNVKSLQGR
- a CDS encoding transcriptional regulator → MAALSELLASLPRLKLVAFLDGCLEAEFGTITELCELNKSTLSKAMTVLEEAGYITIYKGHVGRRPKTWLGLTDSGRRAYREHLDALTALARKARENGTQSHPRD